A stretch of the Macrobrachium nipponense isolate FS-2020 chromosome 23, ASM1510439v2, whole genome shotgun sequence genome encodes the following:
- the LOC135195827 gene encoding repetitive organellar protein-like yields MEEQQSVLREEVKDLEIGNKEKEIKIVLLEEEMNRLQNGNDEKERKIDNFKEEMNHLQIGSDEKERKIDDLKEEMNRLQIGNDEKERKIDLLEKELDRLQDKNVQDLEDGQKKEIEALESKCSRLLKAMKDKNVYLREAKKDIKRLKREMEEQQSVLREEVKDLEIGNKEKEIKIVLLEEEMNRLQNGNDEKERKIDNFKEEMNHLQIGSDEKERKIDDLKEEMNRLQIGNDEKERKIDLLEKELDRLQDKNVQDLEDGQKKEIEALESKCSRLLKAMKDKNVYLREAKKDIKKLKRELEEQQSVLREEVKHLENGNKEKEIKIVLLEEEMNRLQNGNDEKERKIDFLEKEKMEENRKVVLLENTVANLEHHLETSLMRMQNQERQGLDMKAEMVALKEEIARLEEEKEQLESSLALSRVELDRILALREGPNCQSQ; encoded by the coding sequence atggaagaaCAGCAAAGCGTTCTCAGGGAAGAAGTAAAAGATCTCGAGATTGGAAACAAGGAAAAAGAGATAAAGATAGTCCTTCTTGAGGAAGAAATGAATCGTCTCCAGAATGGAAACGATGAAAAGGAGAGGAAAATTGACAACTTTAAGGAAGAAATGAATCATCTCCAAATAGGAAGCGATGAAAAGGAGAGGAAGATTGACGATCTCAAGGAAGAAATGAATCGTCTCCAAATAGGAAAcgatgaaaaggaaaggaaaatcgaTCTCCTTGAGAAGGAACTGGATCGCCTCCAAGACAAGAATGTCCAAGATCTGGAAGATGGACAAAAGAAAGAGATTGAGGCTCTCGAGAGCAAGTGTTCTCGTTTGTTGAAGGCGATGAAGGACAAAAATGTCTACCTTAGAGAAGCTAAGAAGGACATTAAGAGATTgaagagagaaatggaagaaCAGCAAAGCGTTCTCAGGGAAGAAGTAAAAGATCTCGAGATTGGAAACAAGGAAAAAGAGATAAAGATAGTCCTTCTTGAGGAAGAAATGAATCGTCTCCAGAATGGAAACGATGAAAAGGAGAGGAAAATTGACAACTTTAAGGAAGAAATGAATCATCTCCAAATAGGAAGCGATGAAAAGGAGAGGAAGATTGACGATCTCAAGGAAGAAATGAATCGTCTCCAAATAGGAAAcgatgaaaaggaaaggaaaatcgaTCTCCTTGAGAAGGAACTGGATCGCCTCCAAGACAAGAATGTCCAAGATCTGGAAGATGGACAAAAGAAAGAGATTGAGGCTCTCGAGAGCAAGTGTTCTCGTTTGTTGAAGGCGATGAAGGACAAAAATGTCTACCTTAGAGAAGCTAAGAAGGACATTAAGAAATTGAAGAGAGAATTGGAAGAACAGCAAAGCGTTCTCagggaagaagtaaaacatctcGAGAATGGAAACAAGGAAAAAGAGATAAAGATTGTTCTCCTTGAGGAAGAAATGAATCGTCTCCAGAATGGAAACGATGAAAAGGAGAGGAAGATCGATTTCcttgagaaagaaaaaatggaagaaaacagaaaagtGGTGCTTCTGGAAAACACTGTAGCAAATTTAGAACACCACTTAGAGACCTCGTTGATGAGGATGCAGAATCAGGAGAGACAAGGTTTAGACATGAAAGCAGAAATGGTTGCCCTGAAAGAAGAAATAGCAAGactggaggaggaaaaggagcaACTGGAGAGCTCTCTGGCCTTATCTCGTGTAGAATTGGACAGAATACTGGCCCTGAGGGAAGGTCCAAACTGCCAGTCCCAATGA